From Osmerus eperlanus chromosome 28, fOsmEpe2.1, whole genome shotgun sequence, the proteins below share one genomic window:
- the zgc:101664 gene encoding shieldin complex subunit 3 yields MDLVLHFREDSADLGTLVSQTEKAFEDFPCRVLPVFTPWYPSTGDKPLPTRPLKSPPIIYPEEVIKIQRHILTLARELPESVHECSDTDGSPLDCGQTSLGRALVAAQTCPETWAPRVQSKDGVLDNKVKRRSWSVASQAQRGLLASPNSHTFSRQFHKIVCSHRLNLLQRAKWVINGHSCVAGDLEQAWRGVTRAMRNSKLPTCNANIQRSLGQIWVFCDVLHCEHVGKYLKDQLQLTGNITLSVHRLGDILSF; encoded by the coding sequence ATGGATTTGGTGTTGCACTTCAGAGAAGACTCTGCAGACCTCGGCACCTTAGTGAGCCAAACAGAAAAAGCTTTTGAGGATTTTCCCTGCAGAGTTCTGCCTGTGTTTACACCCTGGTACCCATCCACAGGGGACAAACCCCTGCCCACAAGGCCTCTAAAGTCACCCCCAATCATCTACCCGGAAGAGGTGATAAAAATCCAGAGGCATATCTTGACTTTAGCACGAGAGCTACCAGAATCAGTACATGAATGCTCTGACACTGACGGAAGTCCTCTGGATTGTGGCCAGACTAGTTTGGGAAGAGCACTCGTTGCTGCACAGACTTGCCCAGAGACATGGGCGCCACGCGTACAGTCTAAAGACGGGGTCCTCGACAATAAAGTCAAACGGCGATCGTGGAGTGTTGCCTCACAGGCTCAAAGGGGTCTTCTTGCTTCCCCTAACTCTCATACTTTCTCCAGACAGTTCCATAAGATTGTTTGCAGCCACAGGCTTAACTTGCTCCAAAGGGCGAAGTGGGTCATAAATGGACACAGCTGTGTGGCAGGTGATTTAGAACAGGCGTGGAGAGGAGTGACCCGTGCCATGCGGAACTCCAAGCTGCCGACCTGCAATGCTAACATCCAGCGAAGCCTTGGCCAGATATGGGTGTTTTGCGATGTCCTGCACTGTGAACATGTCGGGAAGTATCTCAAGGATCAGCTGCAGCTCACGGGAAACATCACTCTATCTGTTCATAGACTGGGGGACATTCTCAGCTTTTAA